Genomic window (Eubalaena glacialis isolate mEubGla1 chromosome 6, mEubGla1.1.hap2.+ XY, whole genome shotgun sequence):
ATGATCTGGCACCTGTGGCCTTTGTCCCGGGCAGTGGTCCACTGTCCTCTGTGGTCATTGAGGAAAGCTGAGTGTGAAGGAGAAATCACTCCCTTTGCTTGATGCCCCCGAGCATCAAGCAGCCTGTAATGTTTAAGGACTTGGTTGTCCTGAACTCAGAGTCTGAGCTCTGGCCCGTCAACATCAGCTGGAGGCAAAGGGGGAAGTTTTCTAATGGAGGGGCCAATTCCACACGAGCAGAAAGAATTTGGCTTAATTTCTGATCAGGCATTTCAGCTTTTATGCTGGGCTTAGTTAAAAAGGACAGAATGGAAACTGCTTGAAGAAGTCATTTGCAACATCTCCATGAATAAAGATGCTAGTTTAGGTCTTGAGGATTAATTTGCTACTCTGTTTTCACATCTTATATTTGGTAGGAGAAGCTGGACCCTGCTTGAAAACAATATTTTGTTTGTCCCTACAACTAAAAGTTGCTTGATAAAAGTGAATCTGTGTGTTAGAAAAACATGACATTTTTCAATCTGTGGTTTCTTGAGCCTCCTTCAGTGAAGGTGGTAATCTACTTATTGATATTTATGAGTGTGCAGAAGAGGGAAGGGGCAGTGAGCTAGCAAGAAAATGCCTTCTGGAGGAAATGCATTTTCTCAATAGATGTGCTGTGTGCCATGGTGAGAAAAAGCTCTTCTTAACCATCACCTTGTTCTTAGCAAGTTCATAATGTGTCCTTGTGTGGCAGAAAGAAAAGTCCTTCTTCTGGCTGGCTTCCTTTATGGCCTATGAGGTCTAGCTAGCAGGCTAAGACTCTGAGCATTGACTGCCAGCTTGGACCCAGCCTCACCTGCATATCTGGGAAGTCAGCAAAGACTAGATGGGTGACCCTGAACCAGATGGGCAACATGGAATCACTGTTGTTAATAATCTGAAGTTTGGTAAAGTGAAATACTTTCCATACTTGGGGTGGAGCCTCTTTCTTGATGGGGGCACTTACCTTCTAAGTTATACGTTTTACAAGATTGTATTTTCATACCTGGTGTAATCAGTTTCCCTTGGAGGAGAACACCTCTAAATAGACCATCACTACAGGCTAGGGAAATCCCACAGTGCATTTAATCTGCTCTCTGTTTACTGATTGATTGCTCACCTGGCCTCCCGCACATATAACAACATAATTTCTCAGGGCCTTGTGTATTTTCCCCTTAGGTTCTGTTCACTCTCGTCGCTGGGATCACAAATTGGTGGTTGGCTGGATGCAGGGAACTTTTTTTGGCGTTGAGCCACATGTTTCTTTTCATCGTGCTTCTGAAGCCAGGTGAACCTTTCTCAaggagcctgtcttacaccctcTCTGCTTTCCCAACCGCTTCCAAGACCAGCTTAAACTTGTTCCTTCTGCAAAAAGCCGGCCTGCAGATTTCAAAAAGCAACTCCTTGCTCTACAACATACATGTCTACACTTAAATATTGTGTCTGCAGAATATGCTACCCTCCCATAGACATATGTTCAGAGGTCTAACTTTGCATTTGGGGCACCGTATATAATTGCCTTTTATTCTACAGGACTCCTGAATGCCCTCTGATGCTATTTTTCGGGATGTAAATTCCTTATAAGGAGGGGGTCTGCTCATCTTGCTTGGCACATGGGCCAATAAGATGCTACATGCAGGCAGATAACTTAAATACTTTGATGATACTCAAAATAGCCCTGCATATTCTTGTGAAATTCACTCGTAATCTTTAGTGGTTCTGGAAAGCATGATaggttgtgatttttttcagttaaataaaaaaatcacatgtagTGTTACCTTTCCTATAAGGCACTGGTACTTGCTCCAGTTTATAAGCAGAGACAGGAGGGAGACCACCCATCCCTTTTCTGTCCTATAGCTTTCTGCTTCTTTTAGAGATGGTTTTCAAAGTGAGGATGGCATCTAGGTGATATAGTCGGGACTATTGGaggaattgtttatttctaatatcctagaaaattttttttcaggggcGACCTGATTTGGTTTTGATttagttgttcattttctttctgtccaTTGTCAAGATGCAAGGTAAGCAAAGACAGCTGTTAAATACACAGAAGGCCacaattcaaatttagttataatAGAAGCCTGTGAATTTTCTGATGGCAGAGTCAGGAAGAATGAGAAATTCTTCCCCGAAATGGGTTGGTGCATAGCACTACTTTCCCTCAagtcctctcctgcccctccccttgaGTAAATAGACACTTAGCCAGGATGGTAGGCAAGGCAGTTCCATCTGGCCTGCACTCCTCCCCACCAATCCCTTCTGTGTTCCCGAAGTGAATGCTCATTTTTCCTAAATGTATACATGCTTCACATTAACCAATGTGGATAAAATTGGGTAAATCACCTTATCTGGCCTTTCTTTAATTTCCCACAGGTTAAAGGGGACACTATCTCTCCCCTACGATCCCCCTACCTTTAAATGTGGTTGTATTTCATTAATAactatgaatatttaaatatcGCATGTGAGCAAATCCACATTCCAAATTCTTTGTAACATCATCAGACAGAAGAGTTTTCTTCACTTGTTAGAATAAAATGATGTCCAAGGTCATAATTTCCTGGGAGACAACTCCAACCTGATTTAAATGATGGGGGGAAAGCTCATAGCCGTGAGATATTGTTTAAGCTTCTGTCCACTAAGACAGAAAAAAGTAGATTTCTGAGAAATATGATgagatagaaaataattttatcataaaCGTATTTCATAACCCATTTTTCAGACTGTACTGTAAAAagaccctcccctcaccccagcttGGCTAAGAACTAATTTCTggaattcctccctccctcctctcacccACCCATTCACCTGCGATGCCTGAACTTGACCTACAGTTTGACTCCATTGGATTATTCTACAAATCAGGAAGTCAGGTTTAAAAATTTTGACCCGCGTCATTTAATTATTACCCTTCCTCCTGAGGTTCTGGATCCACCAGGGCACCTTACACTTTTATTAACAAACAAATCAGGCAGAAAATGTAAggtttttacatgtttattttgttGATTCTTCACAGCGCAACGAAACaaagttagagaaaaaaataaaatgccagttAAATTCGGCTACTACCAACAACCAAAAACCTTAAACATAAAATCCAAAGCAAGCTTCTGAAAGATCATAAAATCATCTTGGGTGGAGTAATTTGTTAACGTCTGTAACAAACCAATGTACTGATAGTTCTTCAATCGCACAGCGGCCAGATGACCCGCCCCACGCGCTGGTCCAAGACCCCGCACGTGAAGGGACAGCGCAGAAAACGCCATCCCGCCGTCGCCACCGCAGCGGGGCCGCTCCGAGCAGCCTGCTGTGTGAGGCTCCCGGTTCCCGTCCGTGTCTTTTAACGAGGCAGAACGTTAATTAGAGATCGTGCTTTCTGACAGGACGGCAACGGCGAAACGCATTGTTACCTATTTTTTAGGATACCGGGAACCCCTTCTGCAGGGGAAAGGTGGTTGTTTTTAAGCAAGCTCAAATGTTGGTTACGCTACCTTTGGGGAAGGGGGGGACAAAACGATGAATCTTGAGTTCTAaactgcccttctaagaagacCCCAGGATTTCAAAGCGAATAATCGCAGCAAAACACGCGGTTATGCGATTATCAAGAGCTGCACTGTAATCGTCGGGGTACGAAAGCGGACTTCCCAACCCAGCACACCCATCGACCCGGGAATTGTCATCGCCCCCTCCGGCGGCACCGCGATGCCAACCGTCCAGCCGCAGAGGGTCGGTCCGTCTGCTACGCGCGAGACCTTCTGCACCGACTAAGTGGTCTCTCTGGGGTCGGGCAGCCTCCTCTAACAGGGGCTGGCTGCTGGGAACAAGGGCGCCTATGACCTCTGGCCGAGGAGAGGAAAACACCGCcacctctccccccccccccccgccctccgAGAGCAGCCCCTTGGTCCCCTCGGGCCTGGCCTGCCGCCGCACCCTGGGCCAGCATGGCACCCTGAAGTCCACATCACCCCCTGCGAAGCGCACGACTGCAGGAGCCGGGAGAGACAAGCGCTGGGTGACAGTGGCAGTGAGAGTGCGCACTTGCTGCGCAAAGCAGCTGGAATCCACCCAGAACCCCAAACAGCCCCGACGCTCTATCGAACATCCGCTCGGGTCACTTTAATTTccccggggtgggggcggggagggggacgcCCAACAGTCACTTTCTCCGGACGAGAAAGTTCGAAATGCCCTCTTTGCTCGGCCCTGCTCTCGCGGGGCGCAGGGCGCGGGGACGCGCAGAAGCTGGGCGGCGGGAGGCCGGGCCGAGGTCGCGCCCCGGGCCCGGGCCAGCCCTCACTTGGAGAACTGCGCCTGCACCGCGGCCAGGCCCAGGCCTGCCGGGACGAGGTGCGGGAACTTGCAGACGGCGCAGGTGCAAAGGCCGGGGCTGCCCGCGCCGCCGCCCGGGCCGCCGCCGGGGAGCGCGAACTGGCCGCACGGCGGCTCATCGAGCGCCAGCGACAGGTACTTGGCCGGCCGCAGCGCGTCGGGCGGCCCCACGGCGCCGGGCGCCAGCAGCACTGAGCCCGGCGCTGCGGCGAGCAGAGGCAGGCCGGCCAGCAGCAGGCGCGGTGCAGCGGGCCCCGCGCCCTCGCCGAGCGCGCGGCGCAGCTCCTGCAGCGAACTGCCCAGCAGCAGGATGTAGTTGCGGGCGAGCAGCAGCGTGGCGATCTTGGAGAGCTTGCGGCCCGGTGCACCCTGGCAGTGCGCCGCCGAGTAGGGCAGGATGACCTCGCGCAGCGCGTCCATGGCCAGGTTCAGGTCCTGCATGCGCTTCCGCTCTCGGCTGTTGATCTTGCGCCGCAGCTGCTGTTGCTGCTCCTCCTTGGCGTCTGCCCGGGAGCCGCCGCCCGCGTGCGCGCCCGGCCCGGATCCCGTGCCCGGCGGCTCGGCGGGCGCCTCCGTCTTCTCGCGCGCCGCCTTGGGGAGAAGGGGGGCCgtcgtggaggaggaggaggaagcggaggaagaggaggaggagggcggcTGCCGGTAGCCCACTAGCTCATACAGGGAGGCCCCGAGCTGCACATCTCCCGGCCGCTGTGGCCGCAGCATGGTCGCAGGGGCCACGTTCACGCGCGCCTGGGAAACCGCATAATACATCTGGGGGACGGTGGGGAGGGCCGAAGCGCCCTTCAGGAACGCCCCGGGGTGGACCTTTCAGCAGGCCGCCCCTCCCCGCAGACCTGCGCGCGGGGAGCGGATGGCAGGGCAGTAGCCCGCGCTCAACCCCTTTAAACCCGGCTTGGGAACCTGAGGGGTCGCGGGCTGCTGGGCGCAGCCAATGGGGGCGCGAGGTCCGGCGCAGGCGCGTGCTCATTGGCCACCCGCTCCTCAGGCCGGCGCGGAGGTACCGCTGGCACCGCTTAAGGACATTATTGTGAGCGCCCGATGGAGAATCACAGGACAGGCCtccgggagggagggaaggagggagggacgcGCCTTTTCGGGTGGAGTGCGGCTGTTCTTGGAGCACTGGTGGCATGGTGAGGCTGAAACTCCTGTGCCTATCTCCTTCTGCCCTCTGCCTCTACTTTTTGGTATACATATGCATATTGGTTTGTTTTAAATTGTGGTCAAATACGCATAACTTAATGTACCATCTTAACCGTGTattagtgtacagttcagtagtgttaagtgcaTTGTTGTGCATCCAATCCGcagaactcttcatcttgcaaaactgaaactctatactcgTTAAACAATACCCCATCCTCCCTGCTACTCCTGGCAACCATTATACTTCTATGAATCCGACTACTCTAGGtgcctcatataaatggaatcatattgtaTTTATCTTCTAGTGACCAGCTTATTTcgtttagcataatgccctcaatgtTCATTCATGCTTTAGCATGTGTcaggattttgtttctttttaaggctgaataatattccattatatgtatatacctcgttttgtttatccagttcTCTATAGATGGACACTTggtttgcttccaccttttggccattgtgaataatgccgcTATGAGCATGGTTGTAACAGGTTTTTTTAAATACGTGATTTCCTGCGAGGTTTGAGAACTAAATTTCTGGGCTCAAGGACCAGTAGCATTAGAATGGTTactcccagcctctccctcttccctctctctgatTAAAAGGTCTTTAGGGACTAAGGAGCTTTGGGGGTGGGATTTCTTTCCTCCCCAAAAGAGACACATATTCATTCTGTCAGCGACTCGACTCTTGCTTAAGTAAAAACTCACGTAGAAATTGGCCTTTtagcagaaaacaacaacaacaacaaaatccaaaaacaacaacccaCCCACACACTCATATCTGTTCATGGTGGAACTGAACTTTTCTCTTCCCCAAATAAAGGAGAGATTACTCAGTGACCCTGGAAGTCTTCTATCCCAACACCAGGGCATACTATTGCAGCTTGTCATTATCCCATGGCAAAATGGCATGGGAAAGAGGACCTTTTGGTATCTGAACCTCTACCATCCCATACAGTAGCCACCAGCTACCTGTGCCTATTAAAATTTAACTATTTACAATAAAATCAAGTTATAAGTTTAGTTCCTTGGTTGCACTAGCATTGCTTCAAGTGCTTAGTAGTGGCTATAGTGGCCATCTGTTGGACAGCACAGAGACCATTTCATCATCACAGAGAGTTCTACTGGACGGTGCTGATGTTGACAGTAACTGAAAGAAAATGAGCTTCTCTACCATGGTCCCCTTTGGTGTAAGAAGAGGGATGCTGTTGAAGGGCCTATCATAATGGGGACTGATTTCAGCTCTCAGAGCCCACTGGCCATGCTTGCTGATTTCAGGGCTGCTTTGTTCCGTTTTCTTCCACCAACATTCTCCCCATGGGCTCACTCTGATCTCTGCTTCCGACCTCCAGCTTTGCCTATAACATCCTGCCCAGGCCTCAGGTTCAGCTCCAGCATTACTTTCTTCTCAGAGTCTTGGTGATTTTCTCATCTTCTTCCTCTCATCACGCTCGGGAGACCATTGATAGCATTTTTCCCATAGCCTAGATTGTGTTATGTGGAGGACATCTCTGCATTGAGTTGTGATTGTTCTGAGGGCGGgaatcatttgttcatttgttcatcctCCCAAAGCTTTGCAACGACTGTGTGTCCCGGCGGTGTCTAAGAATTGGTGTGAAATCTCTACTAGCTCACAGATTCATCCCTGAAATGTGCAAACTCCAAACAGTGCTTTAATCCAAGAGTTTCCCCTAGGTTTCCTAGAGAGGGAAGGGGCCTGGTAGGACCCCCTAGCAGGCTGGGGCACCActtagggagagaggaagagacctCAGCAGGAAGGACCTAAGTCTCCAAGCAGAACTGTatgaggcaggaaggagagagaccAAGGAAATCACCTTGAACGTTTCAAGTTTTAAGACCTCACTAATCATTCCCCCTTTTGTTAAAGCATCCTGTTTCCCAAAGCATTTCAACAGACACTTGCATTTGATTTTCACGAGAACCATATGAGCTGGGCATTTAAAAAACCCCTGCCAtagatggtgaaactgaggctcccagagggtgggagggtggtggGTTTCTGGGGTTGATAATGTGCCTTCAGACAGGACAGGCAGAGCTGCCCCATCGGTGGCCAGCTTCCAGAATTCTCTCCAGCTGGACCAGGCCTCCAGGAAGCTGAGGAGGGGGCCACGATGGGGATGGTTGGGGACGGGGTGAAAGGATGGATGGAGGGGGCAGCCAAGGCCGAGCCAGTATTGGGGAGTTGATGGGTTTCAGCCATGTCCTAGAAGAGGCGGCTCCCAGGATCCAACCTCCATGAATCCTGCACAGCCCCCTCTGGCAAAGCTCGCCCTCACCCTGAGGACCCCTCTGTCCTGTAGCTGAGGTGCCAGATTGGGGTAGACCCCAGACACCTCACTCTctggcttcctcctcctcccacatcCTAGGTGGGGTTCCCGGGGCCTTCCTCTGCCAGCAGGAAGAGGAAGTGAACGAGAAACACAGAAGCTCAACCTGGGACAGTGGCCTAACATCCCCCTCCGTAGGCAGTGGTGCCCCGGGAATCAGAGATGGAAACACACACGTTGCTCTTCCCTCCAGAAGGGCCCCTCTTTACTGGAGGTGTCCCTGATGTTTCTCTTTAGCCCTTAACCTCCCCAAATCTCTGTCTTGGGGAAGGAGAactcccttccccagcccaggACACCGTCAGCAGGACACTCTGGTCAGTGTGTATTAAAGTGCTCTCGGGTGAGCCCCAGAAGAGGGCTCCAGGTGGCCGTGTGGGCCCAGCATGGGCACAGGATTTGGCGCTTGTTGATGCTGGTGACTTGGATGCCCCTTCTGCTGGACCGGAGCTCCAGTGGCATGCAAAGTGTGACAGCTGGCAAGGGCCAGCAAGCCATTATAGCCCCTGGCAGGGGCCCCGTGGGCCGGCTCAAGGGGGACAGCTGCCGTGGCCTCCCACGTTCAGGACATTCTTGGGGAGCAAATTGCATCCACCATAACAACCACTCTTGTCTCTGCCTAaaggggttgtgtgtgtgtgtgtgtgtgtgtgtgtgttagtgacTCCTTTCACCCCAAGGAGGTAGGTGTGTCaggcttcctttttctttcatagaaacCTAAAACCTCTCCTGCCTGTTCCCCCAACCCTGCTGCCCACCCCTGCTTTGGATGGAGAAGCTGGAACTGTTGCAGTGACAGACAATGGGGCCCTGATGCCTTGGTGAGTGTACAGCACCATCCACCCCCTCTGTACGAACAGACAGGCTGCAAAGCCCCCTGTTGTccctgaagagactgtcttcttgCAGAAAGCCAGCTAAGTGTAAAAGGTCGTCTTTGCTAAAATGTGCTATTGAAACTGGCTGGAGTTTAGACCTGTAATGAAAGAACAGAGTTCACTTTCAAGTGCTGCTTTCTTCTAAGAAGAGCAAAATTCTCTGGAAAGTGTCCATTACCCAAGAGGTGTTGAAATTTACACTATCGCTACGAGAAGTGGCCGCCCCATCTAATGTTTGCCCTATATCGGCTTCCCCCATCCCATCCACAGGTAACTCTTCCTGGAACACAGAAGACAGGGAAGGAGCTGCAGAGAGAGGGGCACTGAGCTCCTTTCTGGatagaggagaggaggagagagagaaaatgaggggGAGGAAGTGGCTTACCCTTTGGTAAGTGTTCCTGGATGGAGCAGAGCTCCTTAGACACGTTTGGTCCACTCTCACTTGGGGACCATCTGAACAGACTCTAAGTCATAGTTCGAAACAGTTCAGATTAAATAAAGATTCCTActgggaaaataagaaagaatacgcattttgtttattttcaaaagggaGTGCAAGTTAATCGAGTTGTTATGCACTGACACGATGTTAATAGTTACttacagtgttattttaaagctTTGTGATGGTCACAGTTGTCCTTCCTTCCAGTGTGGAAGGGCAAAGGCAGCACAATGTGGTGGTCTCTCTTCTGGTTAAAACACTATAGATTATCAAATCTAGTGGATGTGTTTTACACATATTATAAgaagttttattctattttatcttatttatttattttggctgcaccatacagcatgtgggatcttccccaaccagggatcgaacccacatcccctgcagtagaagcacggagtcttaaccactggaccaccagggaagtcctctgttttatttttaataaatgtcattTGGACCTGATTTTAATAAAGTTtactacttaaaaattatttctgagtCCAGATTCGTCCCATGCCACCTTTTCTGtggaaaaaagttaaaagtaagaaaagaaattagATAGCATCTGAGgattttttcagatttccttttaATAACAAAAGCTTGATTTGGCTATTGGTGACATAACTCAAGCTGATGgatagatgcttttttttttttttttgaaacccaGGGTGATGTAtgtaacagaaacagaaaattttcacTGCTTCTGTGAGTACCAAATGCTGAAATTCTACACGTCACCTAGAGCTCTATAATAACAGATTTTAATACCTCTCACTGTAGATTTGCAAAGAACTCTTCCTTAAAAGAAACTTCAAATAATCATTGTGGAAAGCCCAGAAAAAGAGAagtacatctttttgttttaaagatgaatGGAGATATTTCCTGCCACATCAAAACTTAAAAGCCTATTGACAGAATTTtaggcagagaaatggaaaataactaACAGGGATCCTCTGAGTAAGTATGATAAGAATAACTGTGAATTAAGATACGTAGCACATGCAGCTTGGTGTCTGAAGGGTTGGTTTGGGGCCGAACAGAAATATTCTCTGAGTCTCCCCGAAGTCAGTAGCTGAAGCCAAACGTCCCAAAGGCTTACGCTGACACAATGAAAAGAGACAATTTGCTTGGAAGGCTGTGGCTAATTTATAACACAATGTCCAATGTCATGGTTAGTTTTGTTGCAAAAATTTGGCAGTTTCACCCAGAGTCTCAGGCAGCCTGAAAAGATGCGAGCGATTCTGGCCGCAGCATCTCCCGCTTGCTAGATGTTCCAAATGGTTCAAACAAGCCCTTTCATAGAGACGCAGGGCCAAGTGTGCTCAAAGGAATGAGGGAAACAAAGGTGGCTCTGAAGTCATTTCCCCGCACTGGGTCCAGCCATCCGGTTTCACTCTTTCCCCATTGAACGGACAGAATGCAACAGGAAGAGCGCGGATGAAAGGGAACAAACAGGCCGATGTGTTTGGGGAGAGAATGGAGAGAGGCCGGGGCACTGAGCTGCTAAACTTTCATTCTAGGTTTTCAGAAAGGAGTGAATGATGAATTATAGAAACCTGAAAGGTAATAAAATATGGGTCACTGAAGCGCTGAGGCCAAGTTCCTAAAACACCTGCAGAGACAGAAGGTTCTGGAAGTCAGTGTGGCCCCGCGGTCGCCCAGGCAGACACGCTGCCCGAGGCACAGAAGGGGACTGTTCAGAACTCACCTGTTGTTTTCCCGTTGGCTTGCAGTCCTTCTCCGTCTGCAAGAGCCAGCGGCTGGATCTGACTCCAGATTAGACCACCGGgggggagaaagaaaggcagTGTGGAGACTTCCCAGGGTGCAGTTAAGGAGACTGGAGCTGGGaggccacctccatcctctcctgAAGGCGCTCTGACCTGGAAATATTAACTCCGGTGAAGACGATCCACGTTAAACATGCAAATCTCCTCCGCGGGAATATTCTAAAGCTTTTCTGCTCAAAGGCTCAGCCTATTTATGTCTTACAAAGCAGAGTCCTGTTGCCTGGATGGCGGATAGGAGCTAGCCTGTAGCCTCCGCAAGActcctttgagcctcagtttcctcatctataaaatgggaataatagtgtTTCTCTCCTAGGGCTGTTATACAGATTAGAAGGAACTATGAGGAAGGTGCCTagtccagagcctggcacatagtagctgctTAGTAAAATGATATCAGTAGCTAATATTATTGAGTACCAGCCAGGCACCATGGAAGGACACTTATTTTATGGTTTTCATTCAGACTGAGATGATGTCCCAGTTTTGTTTGCTTTAAGTGCCTGCTTTCTCTGTACCAAGGATATGGGGTTTTCTAGCCCCTTCTGTCCCTGTGCTCGCTGAACACCAGGGATTCTTCACCCACAGGGCTCTGCTTCAGAGACACTTTCCTGAACACACTGAACCAAAATCCATCAACAACTTGCTAAAGAAGCTATATAAATGTGACCTCAGTATAATCGTACAATATATTGAGACAACTGTAGTGCAAACTTCGAGGCCAGacgacctgggtttgaatcctagctccttGTGTGACTTAGGACAAGAGACGTTACCTGTCAGTGACCCAGTTCCCTCCATCTgcaaaacaaagatgaaaacagAACTTAGACAGAAGTTCCGTGGAGAGGACTGGGTGAGTTGATACCCTTAAGGCACTCTGCACAGCAGAATGTTAGCTGTTACAACTGGTTTATTAACCTCTGTCATGGACTAATTGTGCCCCTCCAAATTCACATTGAAATCctcacccccagtacctcagactgTGACCTTGGAAATAGGATCGTTGCAGACgtaattagttaaaatgaggctATTAGGGTGGgctttaatccaatatgactgatccttaaaaaaaggggtggggggaaatttggacacagatatcTGCAGGAAGGATGCCAGGTGAAGATGTAGGCAGAGATCTGGTGATGCTcctacaagccaagggatgccagAGATTTCCAGCCAATTgtcagaagctgggagagagggatGGAACAGATCCGTcatcagaaggaaccaaccctgctgacaccttgatcttggacttccagcctccagaaccgggaGGCAATACATTTGTGCTGTTTCAGCTGCCCAgtatgtggtactttgttacagcagtccgAGCTGAGTGATACAGCCTCTGAGCCAATTCCTACTCCATAAAGTGGTGAGGTGGTCAGAGGGCAGGCTCTATATATAGTCGGGCCAGTGGGGCTCAAACTCAGCCTGTCACTTACAAGCTTATGAAATTGGGCAGcttacttaacctccctgggcctcagttaattcatctgcaaaatgaagctCATAATTTTACTTACATCTACCTCACaggtacttttttaaaattaatttttattggagtatagttgatttacaatgttgtgttagtttcaggtgtacagcaaagtgaatcagttatacatatatccactcctttttagattcttttcccatataggccattacagaatattgagtagagttgcctgtgctattcagtaggttcttattcgttatgtattttatatatagtaatatgtatatgtcaatcctgatctcccaattcatccccccttttcccccttggtaaccatacgtttgtttctacatctgtgactctatttctgttttgtaaataagttcatttgtaccattttttttagattccagatataagtgatatcatatggtatttgtctttctctgtctgacttacttcactcagtatgacaatctctagatccatccatgtcactgaaaatggcattatttcattcttttttttatggctgagtaatattccattgtatataggtaccacgtcttctttatctgttcatccggcgaggggcacttaggttgtttccgtgtcttggctattgtaaatagtgctgcaatcaacattggagtgcatgtatctttttgaattatggttttctccggatatatgcctaggagtgggattgctggatcatatggtagctccatactgttctccatagtagctgtaccaatttacattcccaccaacaatgtaggagggtcaCAGGTACTTTTTAAAGCGAGAATTAGATGGGTGCATGGTTCACAGTAATGTTAG
Coding sequences:
- the OLIG1 gene encoding oligodendrocyte transcription factor 1; the protein is MYYAVSQARVNVAPATMLRPQRPGDVQLGASLYELVGYRQPPSSSSSSASSSSSTTAPLLPKAAREKTEAPAEPPGTGSGPGAHAGGGSRADAKEEQQQQLRRKINSRERKRMQDLNLAMDALREVILPYSAAHCQGAPGRKLSKIATLLLARNYILLLGSSLQELRRALGEGAGPAAPRLLLAGLPLLAAAPGSVLLAPGAVGPPDALRPAKYLSLALDEPPCGQFALPGGGPGGGAGSPGLCTCAVCKFPHLVPAGLGLAAVQAQFSK